The proteins below are encoded in one region of Oligoflexus sp.:
- a CDS encoding SurA N-terminal domain-containing protein, with product MGRNGSQHHTNQVFTSALKRHIVTAMVLLSSPVVLSVPTAPAAEQLIDRLAAEVNGQAITASEVQSKVEKGPLVEVSPWPAQENDPPAKVAIQDLINKKLIMQKADELDIEVTEEALNEEIKSFLARRNLTREQLMEALGQQGMTYDQYREDFRTQMIINQFQGREILPQVKITDRDVQSFYLRNSGTMAENIRLTLRQLQIAVPPGAVDAVKAGKKQLVEKVYQEIEGGMPFEKAVKIYSDNESARENGGLMPQVFLKDLAPLFQNAIRELEEGRYTRPIETPMGYSIFYVAKREFSGSDEYVKLKPQLENQLRQEEMNKLLSKWLETQRRRSDIKLKDNA from the coding sequence ATGGGTAGAAATGGCTCTCAACACCATACCAATCAAGTCTTCACGAGCGCTCTAAAGCGTCATATTGTCACTGCTATGGTGCTGCTGAGCAGTCCCGTGGTTTTGAGCGTTCCCACGGCCCCGGCTGCGGAGCAGCTGATCGATCGGCTCGCGGCGGAAGTGAATGGTCAGGCCATCACCGCCAGCGAAGTGCAGAGCAAGGTCGAGAAGGGACCTTTGGTGGAAGTCTCGCCCTGGCCCGCTCAGGAAAATGATCCACCTGCCAAGGTTGCGATTCAGGATCTGATCAATAAAAAGCTCATCATGCAGAAAGCGGATGAACTCGATATCGAAGTCACCGAGGAAGCCTTGAACGAGGAGATCAAAAGTTTCCTCGCCCGTCGTAACCTGACGCGCGAGCAGCTGATGGAAGCTCTGGGCCAGCAGGGAATGACCTATGACCAGTATCGGGAAGACTTCCGCACCCAGATGATCATCAATCAATTCCAGGGCCGTGAAATCCTGCCCCAGGTGAAGATCACCGATCGCGATGTGCAGAGTTTTTATCTGCGCAACTCGGGAACGATGGCGGAAAACATTCGCCTGACCCTGCGTCAGCTGCAGATCGCCGTTCCTCCCGGTGCGGTGGATGCTGTGAAAGCCGGTAAAAAGCAGCTCGTGGAAAAAGTCTATCAGGAAATCGAAGGCGGCATGCCTTTCGAGAAAGCTGTGAAGATCTATTCCGACAACGAATCCGCCCGCGAGAACGGTGGACTGATGCCCCAGGTCTTCCTGAAAGACCTTGCACCACTTTTCCAAAACGCCATCCGTGAACTCGAAGAAGGCCGCTACACCCGGCCCATCGAAACGCCCATGGGCTATTCGATTTTCTACGTCGCCAAGCGTGAGTTCTCGGGAAGCGATGAATACGTGAAGCTGAAGCCGCAGCTTGAGAACCAGCTTCGCCAGGAGGAGATGAACAAACTCCTGAGCAAGTGGCTGGAAACTCAGCGGCGGCGGTCGGATATCAAGTTGAAGGATAATGCTTAA
- a CDS encoding peptidylprolyl isomerase has protein sequence MFRKRYVILGAWIGCFLVGYFTWKIFHTGTFFLGKQTQDASLEDLDFTVYVGDYLITHQDIEWEYNFYLKQLNAAPSQEGGSGEAQPPQKPIFELYNKIMADLIERKLLYQFIASDQQFNINEPSRFMHCLEQWTSTVQGQGDLFAHEKTRNQLKNMLCEKDILDQYMKERIAGNIKLTEPELKEYYQSHKSEFHEPARVTIRQIVLASESEAKKVRARVNTSNFESIARELSISPEAKEGGRLGPFAKSDMPSVFDVAFEMAPGEIQGILKSTYGFHIIMLERKFPKADLGFEAAKGRIQDILRKKREDEEYKKWVEMALNTIPIKSSRAL, from the coding sequence ATGTTCAGGAAACGTTATGTGATTTTGGGGGCCTGGATCGGCTGTTTCCTGGTGGGTTACTTCACATGGAAGATCTTTCATACAGGCACCTTTTTCCTTGGCAAGCAGACGCAGGACGCCTCGCTTGAGGATCTTGATTTCACCGTTTACGTCGGTGACTACCTGATCACGCATCAGGATATCGAGTGGGAATACAATTTTTATTTGAAGCAGCTGAATGCCGCTCCAAGCCAGGAGGGGGGAAGCGGGGAAGCGCAGCCTCCGCAGAAGCCCATCTTTGAACTTTATAACAAGATCATGGCCGATCTCATCGAACGCAAACTTCTTTATCAGTTCATTGCCTCGGATCAGCAATTCAACATCAACGAGCCGAGCCGCTTTATGCATTGCCTTGAGCAGTGGACCAGCACCGTGCAGGGGCAGGGTGATCTTTTCGCTCATGAAAAAACCCGCAATCAGCTGAAGAACATGCTCTGTGAGAAGGATATCCTGGATCAGTACATGAAGGAGCGGATTGCCGGGAATATCAAACTGACTGAGCCTGAACTCAAGGAATATTATCAGTCGCACAAGAGTGAATTTCATGAGCCCGCTCGGGTCACCATACGCCAGATCGTTTTGGCGTCGGAATCCGAAGCGAAGAAAGTCAGGGCTCGGGTGAATACGAGCAATTTCGAAAGCATAGCCCGCGAGCTTTCCATTTCGCCTGAGGCCAAGGAAGGTGGCCGGCTTGGACCTTTTGCCAAGTCGGATATGCCCTCGGTTTTCGATGTGGCCTTTGAAATGGCGCCCGGTGAAATCCAGGGAATCTTAAAGTCAACTTATGGTTTCCACATTATTATGCTAGAACGAAAGTTCCCCAAAGCCGATCTGGGCTTTGAAGCCGCCAAAGGGCGCATTCAGGATATCCTGAGGAAAAAGCGAGAGGACGAGGAATATAAAAAATGGGTAGAAATGGCTCTCAACACCATACCAATCAAGTCTTCACGAGCGCTCTAA
- the mfd gene encoding transcription-repair coupling factor, translating to MNQVQVHSSISSLYDSLLAPEQLRKKLQIMGLQEGQKCWLASALAHHYQSSQKSDDACLILVVADPKRLHEWQEVLRVNCKLEDDIPSVQALSLWGLQRHANQSDLRHQRMRVLSGLLSTRQRLRLCLVSFAGLVQETSDPQQLQEALLYLEKEQEYDVDALISRLLEQGYRQVAQVEEAGQFAVRGMLLDVFSPAAEGPMRLEFMADTLISIRRFATETQLSEDHHEGFWLAPVWEEVLPRERRAADAQKLYEALLDQDLHTSDRQGLVDAFAAGHAIGEIPLFLPVFRERRGACLLDFMRAKDRLVFVDSLDVCQERLQQFLQKIQAEYQDDRLAKRPSFDPHEHFLSMERFQAKLEAAPSSIEWGLLSERQGVETWRLASLLPTDLVPPAATEKASVNFWMERLADFPNAARQALILVRQEEHILRMKSVLQHHHIPFSILTEKGVESLESRPRWKHAVAIAVGNTPQMIWEEREGLLILPEHQIFSENYQVPKRKPKSAANAFKSFNDIEPGSLVVHVDHGIGRYIGMRTMEVAGVKTDFLILEYADQDRLYLPVHRLNLLQRYASKIDEELQPSVDKLQSSGWQKRKAKARKAIRDMADQLLKIYAQRKLEKRDPFSPPTDVYYQFEADFPYVETSDQQKAIDEVNNDLSSEQPMDRLVCGDVGFGKTEVALRAAMRVALDGGQVMVLAPTTLLSYQHYETFKARCKNYGIEVGVANRFVPAGQMKQTITSFNEGKLDILIGTHRLLSKDVKPSRLGLLVVDEEQRFGVGHKEAIKNIKASCDVLTLTATPIPRSLHMSLLGIRDISVIATPPTERLAIRTYIAPFEDELIKKAIEQEVSRGGQVFFVHNRVQDIAEVKNFLERLLPGVSIAIAHGQMQENNVESVIIDFIQQKYKVLLCTTIIESGIDMPNVNTIIINNADRFGLAQLYQMRGRVGRSSRQSYAWFLTRGALADRDDARRRLEILAAHQELGVGFQIASYDMELRGTGNLLGGEQSGHIADVGFDMYMELLEKEMDSLRGRDIEPEIDPEIKLPVSASLPAAYVAEEKQRLWLYKTLFSARDVAEVESLVQQSRDRFGPPPDEAQCLFQVAALKVILRKLRVQQLQQLREGLFELRFAQLKEDHIRRLTEAVQKHAGTLSLTADFRLMIHLKQVPHGGNLQRLIEVLLPLTLEA from the coding sequence GTGAATCAGGTGCAAGTGCATTCGAGTATATCAAGTCTTTACGACAGCCTTTTGGCTCCCGAACAGCTGCGGAAAAAGCTGCAGATCATGGGTTTGCAGGAAGGGCAAAAGTGTTGGCTGGCTTCGGCTCTGGCGCATCACTATCAAAGTTCGCAAAAGAGCGACGATGCGTGCCTTATTCTTGTCGTCGCGGATCCGAAGCGTCTGCATGAGTGGCAGGAAGTCTTGCGGGTCAACTGCAAGCTGGAGGACGATATCCCAAGCGTTCAGGCCCTTTCGCTCTGGGGCCTGCAGCGTCATGCCAATCAAAGTGATCTTCGTCATCAACGTATGCGTGTACTCTCGGGACTTCTTTCCACGCGGCAGCGCCTTAGACTCTGTCTTGTTTCATTCGCCGGGCTCGTGCAGGAAACCAGTGATCCCCAGCAGCTGCAGGAAGCTCTGCTTTATCTGGAAAAAGAGCAGGAATACGACGTGGATGCCCTGATCAGCCGCCTTCTGGAGCAGGGATATCGGCAGGTGGCCCAGGTCGAGGAAGCCGGGCAGTTTGCAGTGCGTGGGATGCTTTTGGATGTTTTCAGTCCCGCTGCCGAAGGCCCCATGCGCCTTGAATTCATGGCTGACACTTTGATCAGCATTCGGCGTTTCGCGACCGAGACCCAACTTTCGGAAGACCACCATGAGGGTTTTTGGCTCGCTCCGGTGTGGGAGGAGGTCCTGCCCAGGGAGCGGCGGGCGGCCGATGCTCAGAAACTTTATGAGGCTTTGCTCGATCAGGATTTGCATACATCTGATCGCCAGGGTCTTGTGGATGCCTTTGCCGCAGGGCATGCGATTGGCGAAATTCCGCTCTTTTTGCCCGTCTTTCGGGAGCGTCGCGGGGCCTGCCTTTTGGATTTCATGCGAGCGAAGGATCGACTGGTCTTTGTCGATTCGCTTGATGTCTGCCAGGAAAGGCTGCAGCAGTTTCTGCAGAAAATCCAGGCCGAATACCAGGATGATCGTTTGGCGAAGCGGCCATCCTTTGATCCGCATGAACATTTTCTTTCCATGGAACGATTCCAGGCGAAACTGGAGGCCGCTCCCTCTTCGATCGAATGGGGCCTTCTGAGCGAAAGGCAAGGGGTCGAGACCTGGCGTCTTGCGAGTCTTCTTCCCACCGATCTTGTGCCTCCGGCCGCCACGGAAAAGGCCAGCGTGAATTTTTGGATGGAGCGTCTGGCCGATTTCCCGAATGCCGCCCGCCAGGCTCTGATCCTGGTTCGGCAGGAAGAACATATTCTGCGCATGAAGAGCGTTTTGCAGCATCATCACATTCCCTTTTCCATACTCACGGAAAAGGGCGTGGAAAGCCTGGAATCAAGACCCAGGTGGAAGCATGCGGTCGCGATAGCGGTGGGAAACACACCGCAGATGATCTGGGAGGAACGCGAAGGCCTACTGATCCTGCCGGAGCATCAGATCTTCAGCGAGAACTACCAGGTCCCCAAAAGAAAGCCCAAGTCCGCCGCCAACGCCTTTAAATCCTTCAACGATATCGAGCCCGGAAGCCTTGTTGTTCACGTCGATCATGGAATCGGTCGCTACATCGGAATGCGGACCATGGAAGTCGCGGGTGTGAAGACGGATTTTCTGATTCTGGAGTATGCGGATCAGGATCGCCTCTATCTGCCGGTTCACCGCCTGAATCTTCTGCAGCGCTATGCGAGCAAGATTGATGAAGAGCTGCAGCCGTCCGTGGATAAGCTCCAGTCTTCAGGCTGGCAGAAGCGCAAGGCCAAGGCCCGCAAAGCCATTCGGGATATGGCGGATCAGCTTCTTAAGATCTATGCCCAGCGGAAATTGGAAAAGCGCGATCCCTTCAGTCCGCCCACGGATGTTTATTATCAGTTTGAAGCGGATTTCCCTTATGTGGAAACCTCCGACCAGCAAAAGGCCATTGATGAGGTGAATAACGACCTTTCGTCGGAACAGCCGATGGATCGCCTTGTCTGCGGTGATGTCGGCTTCGGCAAGACCGAGGTCGCCCTGCGCGCCGCCATGCGGGTGGCTTTGGACGGAGGGCAGGTGATGGTCCTGGCCCCGACCACGCTTTTGAGTTATCAGCATTACGAGACCTTCAAGGCCCGCTGTAAAAACTATGGAATCGAAGTGGGCGTTGCCAATCGCTTCGTCCCGGCCGGACAGATGAAGCAGACGATCACGTCCTTTAATGAAGGGAAGCTGGATATCCTGATCGGAACGCATCGGCTGCTTTCGAAGGATGTGAAGCCGAGCCGCCTCGGACTCCTCGTTGTCGATGAGGAGCAGCGTTTTGGTGTCGGGCATAAGGAAGCTATCAAAAACATCAAGGCCTCCTGTGATGTCCTGACTCTGACGGCCACACCCATTCCGCGCTCGCTGCATATGTCGCTGCTCGGGATACGGGATATTTCGGTCATCGCAACCCCGCCCACCGAGCGTCTTGCGATTCGGACCTATATCGCGCCCTTCGAGGACGAGCTGATCAAAAAAGCCATTGAACAGGAAGTATCCCGCGGCGGTCAGGTCTTCTTCGTCCATAACCGCGTCCAGGACATTGCCGAGGTGAAAAATTTCCTGGAAAGACTGCTGCCCGGCGTGAGTATAGCGATCGCCCACGGTCAGATGCAGGAAAACAACGTGGAATCGGTTATAATAGATTTCATTCAGCAGAAGTATAAGGTCCTGCTTTGCACGACCATTATCGAATCCGGAATCGATATGCCGAACGTCAACACCATCATCATCAACAACGCCGATAGATTCGGGCTGGCCCAGCTTTATCAGATGCGCGGTCGGGTGGGGCGTTCCAGCCGGCAGTCCTATGCCTGGTTTCTGACCAGAGGGGCTCTGGCGGATCGTGATGATGCGCGGCGGCGGCTTGAGATCCTGGCAGCCCATCAGGAGCTGGGAGTCGGCTTTCAGATTGCCAGCTACGATATGGAGCTGCGCGGCACGGGCAATCTTTTGGGTGGCGAGCAGTCCGGCCACATCGCGGATGTTGGCTTTGATATGTATATGGAGCTTTTGGAAAAGGAAATGGATTCGCTGCGGGGGCGGGATATCGAGCCCGAGATCGATCCGGAAATCAAACTGCCGGTTTCGGCCTCGCTGCCGGCGGCTTATGTCGCCGAAGAGAAACAGCGCCTTTGGCTTTACAAGACGCTTTTCAGTGCGCGGGATGTGGCGGAAGTGGAGAGCCTTGTGCAGCAGTCGCGGGATCGCTTCGGACCGCCGCCTGATGAGGCCCAGTGTCTGTTCCAGGTCGCTGCTCTCAAAGTTATTCTGCGAAAACTCCGCGTGCAGCAGCTGCAGCAGCTTCGCGAGGGACTCTTTGAATTGCGTTTTGCGCAGCTTAAAGAGGACCATATCAGACGTCTGACCGAAGCCGTGCAGAAGCATGCGGGCACGCTGAGCCTGACCGCGGATTTCCGTTTGATGATTCATCTGAAACAGGTGCCTCATGGGGGGAACCTGCAGCGCCTGATCGAGGTTCTTTTGCCTTTGACTCTGGAAGCCTAA
- a CDS encoding DUF2271 domain-containing protein, with protein MQSSHKLSRVIYCLLLGTLLSCSNETRPNPDQVTRRAAEAVQAPVPNTGDPASNESPQTTTQDPGSPASPVAPQGQAPTMATNVAATGKVVVDFTPVAPVPAGRYAPSNIMAVFVTDANNTLVRTLFATPSGPRAMYLRRWQKLTGTQLDGFTGATLTAVAKPPVDKLSWDMKNRAGVIVPNGNYKLWFEIATDNIPALAADVTNAALSNALPIDTARGYKNLIVPIVVGPAGSNKTDTTNQAFTNVSIVHTP; from the coding sequence ATGCAAAGTTCCCATAAGCTTTCAAGGGTCATTTACTGTCTTTTGTTAGGAACTCTGCTGTCCTGCAGCAATGAAACAAGACCAAATCCAGATCAAGTCACACGCCGTGCAGCCGAAGCTGTGCAGGCCCCTGTGCCGAATACGGGCGACCCTGCCAGCAATGAAAGCCCTCAGACCACTACGCAGGATCCTGGAAGCCCTGCATCGCCAGTCGCCCCTCAAGGCCAGGCGCCGACCATGGCGACGAACGTGGCAGCCACTGGGAAGGTCGTCGTTGACTTTACCCCTGTCGCCCCCGTCCCTGCCGGGCGATACGCGCCGTCCAACATCATGGCTGTCTTTGTCACCGATGCGAATAACACTCTGGTTCGAACGCTGTTCGCAACGCCGAGCGGCCCCAGAGCCATGTATCTCAGGCGCTGGCAAAAGCTGACGGGAACTCAGCTCGATGGTTTCACAGGCGCTACGCTGACCGCAGTCGCCAAGCCACCAGTGGACAAGCTCTCTTGGGATATGAAGAATCGTGCGGGAGTGATCGTACCGAATGGGAACTACAAGCTGTGGTTTGAAATCGCCACGGACAATATCCCCGCATTGGCAGCAGACGTGACCAATGCGGCTCTATCGAACGCTCTTCCCATCGATACAGCGCGTGGCTATAAGAACCTGATCGTTCCGATCGTTGTGGGACCGGCTGGCAGCAATAAAACGGACACAACGAATCAGGCTTTCACCAATGTTTCCATTGTGCACACACCTTAA